AGATGGTTTGCATGCCATGCCGCCAGTCATCCCAGTATAAACTGATGTAATTAGTATCAGCAAACAGAATATAAAAGGAGGAAGGCAAAAAAAATCTAGGAGAATCTAAGCTCTGAATGATTACAACTTAAAGTTGGCAAAATCGCCTGAATTGTAATCACTCCTGACCCTCCTTAAATGCATTGCACCCTCTTTAGGTGGCCTCCTCCAGCCTCCAGCACTTTCAACCAATTTTGTGAGGGTGTGTTATCTCCTAAAGCCCAAATTCAAAGAGATAACATTCatagataaaagaaaacaacagatggttatatcatttttatttcaCTCCTGCCTTTGTCCACCTTTAGATAAAGAGAAATTAGGAAATAGTTAGAGAATATAGATTAGAAATGAAGTTATCTATATGTAGTTATCCTATTCTAGCCCAAAATAATTCAGGCAGTCTCCCTACCCCAAGTTCCAATTGGACAATCTTGGGGTTGCGAAGTACTTTTGAGGGTGGTGGATATcccaaaaaaatatcatttgcAATATTTTGAAATAGCCAATATTGCATTCCAATAGCAACAACCataaatgaaaaacataattttaggATTCAAATTCTAAAACTTCCATGGAATTCCAATGACAGGAATAATACAGGACACATAAGTTTAGTGTTTAACATGAAGAATAATAGTAAGAATCTTTTAGATATAACACATTATAAAAGACAAATAATAAAGGACACATAAGTTTAGTGTTTGACATGAAGATCAATACTAACAACCTTTTATATATACTATGACATTATAAAGTCACAAAAACTTACGTGGTTGGAAACAAATATTTGTACAGGTCCAGCTTCAGCAAAAAATCCCATCTGCACAAACAGAACTCAACCGCCATAAACCACAATCTCCACAAATTAGAGTTACACAGCTTCCTTACTCTACAGAGAAGGAACTATACAAACCTTGTTCACCATGGTAACAACAGCTTCCAAGATCTCCCCCTTAAATGGTCTGAAGACAACACATTGGTACTTAACTGGAAATGTCACAAACCCTGTTCCATCACGAATTAACCCTTTCCCTATGTTTTCTATCCCTGTAACTGCCACCACAAATCCATGTCGACCACTGCAGAATAGTTAAAAATCCAAAAGTTAAATCCATAGGTCCAAACCAGTCAGTTAGAGAGAAAAGCTTTGTTGTCCATGATCTAAATTATATGCTTGGCATGCAATCAAATCACAAGATACTGTTACTAACTAGCATTCCCTAATTATCatccaataattaaaaaaagtacatATTTTCCTACTCTCTTTTTTCATTTAAGCACCATGAAGAAAAAATATCAATGAAGCACAAAACACCTGCAAGTGCCTTCCACATCTTTCATTAGCTTGGACACAAGATTATCACGAAGGTTACGACCAAAGTAGCGTGGATGGAGCTGCATATTTCGCTCCAGCACTATGTGGAAGAACATTTTCGCGTTTCCCCTTTTCCCCCTTACCCAACCTTGACTGTTACTCCTGGCcacaaaactcaaaataagaaTAGACtcaaaaaatacaattataagaagaaaaaaacccaaatttttttgttgaaaaataGAATTACGCAAATAAGAAGTGACATAAGGAAAACCTAATGAATATTATGTTTCAATCTTCCTCAACAACGTTCAAAACATTAATTGTTACACTAAATGCGAGAAGCAGGAGCGTACCCAGTGAGTATGCGAAGTTGAAAGGTGAAAGTGAGGTAGAGTATGGTGAAATGTAGAGAGAAAGAAGGTGATGTAGTAGTCTCAGTGATGGCACCTAAACCAGGTCGCACAATAAGCTTAGTGAATGAGGTAATCAGTGTGATTGTGATTCCTAAGAATAGGGTTTTCAATTGAAGAATTTGATGAAGtaacaaacaaatattaaaattaaaaactcaCAACGATTTCTGGGAGCGGTGAATGGTGTGAGAAGATGCGGCACCAAAGGACGAATTAACACTGTCCTTCTATCTGTCTCCGGCAGCAATAAAACCTTTTCTTCttactaatttttaattaacaCATAATATgactataataaatataatttaattcaaaCAAGTCAGGATGGCCGAGTGGTCTAAGGCGCCAGACTCAAGTTCTGGTCTTCGAAAGAGGGCGTGGGTTCAAATCCCACTTCTGACacaaaattttagattttataaaaatttaatttttagtttttattaaaataaaataaaatcaagataacaataaatataaaatcaaatatcataaaagaatattatacgcttttttattttctgcatatttaatttatttaacttgCCTTTTCCTCTtattagattttatttatttattataatccaaaaaaaaaaaatattcaaaacattctttgtgatatttaattttatttctttatattattgttatctTATCTtaatttgtctttattttatttctatatatcctttatttttatttgcatttattttatttccttgtattttatattataaaatttaatttttagattttttaaatataaattataaaatttaatttcaaactcaatattttaatttcctTGAAATTTTAAAGTCTTTATCCAAACATATGGTTAATGTGTTTTCAAactcatttttatatataatttaaaatagtttataataaaacatattgtttcaataaaataaattaaaatatcttaacacataaaaaaaaaaaagcaaggttagtgaaaatataattttataatatgcaCAATTAAATCAACAGAGAAAACTAAATTATATGAATCAATTTCAGAATTATTCAATCTTTTTCGAATCCCAACATAAAACAATCTCATAGATcccacatggatctacacatctaGGATATTTAACAAACATAATAACAActaacgtcttccggaagatcCGTATTAAATAAGTCCTACCAAAGACTAACacttgatccaaagattaccagtgAATCTAACAGAAAGAATcaggtaagttcaatacaatccaagtcgtgcatctcatatgtcacggtgtgcatgaactcccccatcaactTTTCACCACCTAATATCTTACTGTGACTTAAATCATCAGTGAAGTTCGGAGATCTTTGTTACCACAtagacatcaatacttaatacacaaacaaacataTATCAGTTCATACGTTAtctcaaatgtatgaattcaattccatacaattttcatcatacaGTATCATTCAAAATGccatccacaacattcaaaactttatttaacataaaaacaacaacacttaaatactaaaccatcaaaatctaacatttttacaagtttaaataatatataaacaaacaacacaatagataaacacacaacatctcTACAAGAGAAAATTGAATATTAGGATCACGTCTCCTCCACATTAAGATATTCTAGcatagggtgctattaaaattaaagttagcttcccttGCCTGTAATTTCTTATCCCGAGAAAATTTTTGTTAAGGTAAGAGAACCACTCTAAAATCTAGGGACCTAAAACAAGTTACCCAAAcattaccaaattttagtatgTGGTAAAACAAGTTGAGAACAACATTTTTCTCAActatttgaaaatctgatcgggtagaattatttttttttttttaatgttagtTAAGATTTCTTAATCAACAATAGTAAAAATACTTATTCACATAAATAAGAATTACTttagatgttattttttttattaataatatttttccacATAAATAGGCTAAAATTGTGTCATAATATTCTTACTAAAATTGTGTCATAATATTCTTAGAGTTTTCTCAACTAATATCAATAAATCTTTTAGGTGACATTAGCTAGAAAATTGATTTGTAGTGTTGTACACCAGATGTCAAATTGAGTccaagataaataaaataattatgcaaattattttcttattattattattattattcaagaTAAACATTTAAAATGGTGTAAAATATATCCTTATAAGAGAGTTAGAACCAAAAATATAATGTTAGAATAACAAAAAACtcttaacaaaatataaataaaataaataaaaaattagatggACTGACAAAATTACTTTTACGCGTCGAGAATATAAGTTGGAAAAAAATAAGCGCATCATATTTGGTTTGtagaaaattagttttttaaatgttttaattatgtttagtaaaaaaaattgtataagaaTCTAACTTTtctaagtaattttttttattaaaatatattatataattcttATCAGGGAAAACATATATGGTTCTTCATGTTttctagagataaaaaataacaattttgaaaaataaaatataaataattttattaggtAAAAATCAAGGAGTTATGTGACTgagttttatttaatgatttatatAGTTACAAAGAGTATATAGTTATGTATTTcattaaataatgaaattattttaatttataaagattaaaattgtttaattaaaaacattaaaaaagtcatctcatttatataataatatatatcaaACTACTTAATGAGATAacaaattaaatgaaattaataaatagTAAAACAAATTGCGGTGAGCGTGGATCGAACACGCGACCTTCAGATCTTCAGTCTGACGCTCTCCCAACTGAGCTATCCCCGCTTGATGTTTATATAATCTAtagtataaataatataatcatttatttataaattaatatttgtttatttatttatttgaagaaTGTTTATAAGAAACTTGaccaataaattaataaaagaagatAGCCCTTATGATTTATGTCATCAATTTACGAACAGGTATAATACCATAGAGTGCTTGAGTTTAAAGTATTCATGATTTCTAACTCGTGGATGAACAGCAACAACATAAGCTTTCATTTGAAGTATTGTGAATCTGTGACCCTTAAGATATGCCACTCAGTATCTATGTTGCAAAATctaaacaaaagaaaagtaTATTATAAAGATTTGCTTCTAATCATGTATTCGAAAATCATATTCAAATGAAAAATTACAAGTTCACATACTGCTTCCACAATTGTCTGTACATTCTGTGGT
The sequence above is a segment of the Phaseolus vulgaris cultivar G19833 chromosome 2, P. vulgaris v2.0, whole genome shotgun sequence genome. Coding sequences within it:
- the LOC137811720 gene encoding DNA-directed RNA polymerase II subunit RPB7, with amino-acid sequence MFFHIVLERNMQLHPRYFGRNLRDNLVSKLMKDVEGTCSGRHGFVVAVTGIENIGKGLIRDGTGFVTFPVKYQCVVFRPFKGEILEAVVTMVNKMGFFAEAGPVQIFVSNHLIPDDMEFQSGDMPNYTTSDGSVKIQKDSEVRLKIIGTRVDATEIFCIGTIKDDFLGVINDPATV